CAGAGCTGGGCTTGGGGCCAGGGTCCTCCAGGGTGTCCGCAGAGGCTTCAGGGAAAATGAGACCCAGAGGGGAGTAGTCAGGGTACAGCCCAGGCTGCAGAGCTCCTGGGACTCCCAGCGTGAGGGTGGGAATCCCAGGAGCAGCAAAGGCTGGATCCTGGGGCCAGGGGACACAGGCAGAGAAGGCCGGGGGTCGAAGAGGATGCGGACTGGCTAGATTGCTCGGCCCCTCCCATTTAGGGTTCTCCTGTAGTTGTGGGgtccccttccctcacccctgGACAAGGTGGGAAGCCTGAGTCAGCAGGCAGGCCCTGGGTGTGGTGGTGGGGTAGAGCCTGGGCTAGGTGGGGACCCAGGTTCCCAGCGACTGAGTAACCAGGGTCCTCGACATGGGGCTTTGCCTCTCCCTGGTGTAGGGAGAGGTTAAGTGCAGGCTGCTGAGGCCGCCCCAGCACCTGAAGGAGCTCCATGGGGAGAATGTTCAGATGAAAGACGATCTcagattcccttttcttcctccatcCCTACAGAGCCAGGCTGAGGCACACTACAAGGGTAATCGCCATGCCCGAAGAGTCAAAGGCATCGAGGCTGCCAAGACTCGAGGCAGGGAGCCCAGCGTCCGGGAAACAGGAGATCCAGCTCCCCCAGGCGGCACGCCCCCAAATGGAGAGGGTGTAGCCCCCCGTCCAGGTATGTCTGACTCCCCCCCAGCATCCTTCAACTGAACTTGTCTCCTCCATTCTGTCCCCAGTTCCCAGAACTCCCCTCTGctttcatctctctcttcctcagctcccaccccagccccacccaaggTGAGTCCCAGCCAAACCCAGTGACGCGAAATTTCCATCCTGTCACCCCCACTGCTGCCCCAGCTCCTCTCAGCAGAGTCCCCGCTGTctgtcctccccacctcccagtgaCTCAGACAGGGGCTAGGGTGAGGCTACCTGGCAAACTTCCTCAAGAAAAAGGGAACCACCAAATCCAGGGAGAGACCATTTCAtcttggggagaggggcaggggagagaatCAGGATATCTGAGGGTCTGCCCATGGGGGCTCCCCCCAGGGAGGACTGAGCCCAGGAAACCCAGGCAACTCCCTGGGTGATCTTGGGTAGATCTTTTGACCTCTCTGGGCCAGAGTTTTTTGTCCCGCGGAAATGAGGGAGTGAGACTTGAAGATCCGTGAGGTCTTTTCCGGGTTTACAAAAAGCAACTCTGAGATTCTTTCTCCCTCGTGGCTGGTGGCCATCCTCAACCTTAACTCACAGCCAAGAAACCCAGCCAAACAACCTTaactcccacccccatcctgggATTACATCAGATGTCAGTCATGGCAACTCCAGAGAGACCTGACATCCCCATGTCCTCCTTGTCCTTGCCTGTCCTTCCTGCCCTACCCTAAGGAGAATGAAAACCAAGGAGCTGCACCACCAGCTTGGGAAGCAGGCCCCACtctcaccacacatacacacacaaacacacaccgtCCCTCAGGGATGCACAGATAGGGTGAGTGGGTGAGCTGCGTTCTAACTGTGTTCTGGCCGCTTCTTAGCCTGAACATCTCAGGTTAACTTGGTAATGTCTCTGTCGAAGGGGGATGATGATGGTGGCGGTGTAGCTAGCGTTTTCTGTCTAGCCCTGTTCTAGGTGCTCGCTGCATATTACCTCACTTAGTTCCTAGGGTATCTCCCTAAGGAGGTAAGGAGACCTGCCCTGCTTTTGAAAGCCAGGAGCTTCTGTCCAGATAGAGATGTGAGTGTGCTGTCTGGATTGGGATGGAGACAAATGATGTCaggaatgaggaagagaaaagaaaaggaaagatcaCAGGATGGACCAGCAAAATGGACACTGGCAGGGCTCAGGAGGTCCCCTCCCAccagctccccagccccacccccggcctccCCCTGACCCGGAAACTGGATCAGCTGCTGGAGCAAGAATGGGAGCGCTAGAGTTTCCCCTGTGCAGAGGCCAGAACCCAGCGCTGAGGCCTGGGGCCTGTGCATCTTTAATCAAGCCATGAATTATAGAGCAGCCCACATCCctgtttcttccctctctggttctgttgtttctgtttcccttttgCCATGTCTGTGCCTGTCTCTCCCAACCTCTCCTCACCTCGCTTCTGCCCCTTCCTAGAGTTCTTTGGCATGCCTCCCTGGGGACAGGGCAGGCCTCTTGAGAAGGGGCTGGCCGGGCGGGAAGCCCAGGCTGGCTGGCAGGCCTCGGAGGGGAGGTTCCTTGTTCCATGCCCCTCTCCCCCTCACCAGGCTGGCTGCCAGCTTCACCCTGGCTGAAGGGGAGGCTGGTGGGGCTGGACCCCTCAGCCATTCCCAGCTTATGGAGAATGAGCCAGGCACTGGAGTCTCACACCCAGCCTGTGGCAGCTGGACCACATCTGGCTCTGGTCCAGGGCATGAGAGCATGCATGTTGTCACAGGGTGGGGACTCCTGGGCCCTTGCCCTCCGGGAAACAGGGCTAGGTCTCCTCCACATAAAGAATCTTCTCCGAAAGCCATCTGGGATGATCCCTATGTTTCTCCCCCAGTGACAGTTTCCATGGAAAATGGACTGGGTCCAGCCCCAGGATCCCCAGAGAAACAGCCtggctccccatcccctcccagtGTTCCGGAGACTGGTCAGGGTGTGACCAAGGGTGAAGGGGGGACTCCAGCCCCAGCTTCCCTGCCTGGGGGAagcaaggaagaggaggagaaggccaAGCGGCTGCTCTACTGTGCTCTGTGCAAGGTGGCAGTGAACTCCCTGTCCCAGCTTGAGGCACATAACAAAGGTATGGGCTCCCCTCCACCACGCCCActcccctgtccccatcccctcctcctcgCTATGTCCTAACCCTCCTGGCTTCCAGCATCCCTGGACCCTCGAAGACTCACCAGCCTATCTCCCTCCCTAATCATCTCCCTCATTCCTTAGCCCCTGACCTTCTCagttccctccccgcccccgccctatTTCTGGTAACTGTGACTCTCCTCTGACCCACCTTGTGTCTGGAAGGGTCCCAAGGGCCTTGGAAAGCCCCCACACTTGATGCCCCCCCCAATATAGTAATTGGAAATGTGGGTATTTGAGGCGTAGTAAGCCTGGAGAATTTTTTTCCACCTCTTACCTCCCGCCCTCTGGGGGCTCCAGGTACTAAGCACAAGACGATTCTGGAGGCCCGAAGTGGACTGGGCCCCATCAAAGCTTACCCTCGGCTGGGGCCTCCCACTCCCGGGGAACCAGAGGCCCCTGCCCAGGACCGAACCTTCCACTGTGAGATCTGCAATGTCAAGGTCAACTCGGAGGTCCAACTGAAACAGGTGGGTCCAAGGCCCTTTCCGAGGACTCTGGAGAGCGCACctgctgagggaggaggggggacagGGAGCTTGGGTGAGACGACTCTTCAGGCTCGTCCTTTGGTGCCACAGAAGGGGCGGGGCCAGGTGCTGAGGTGCGATCACTCCGCTCCCTGGCGGTTGCTCCTTTCCCCGTGGTTCACAGCCCCCCACCCACTGGTCCCTGCAGCACATTTCCAGCCGGCGGCACCGAGATGGCGTGGCCGGGAAGCCCAACCCCCTACTGAGCCGTCACAAGAAGCCCAGGGGCGCCGGGGAGCTGGCGGTGAGGCCCGGGCGATGGAGAATTCGTCCTAGGGGCGGGGACCGGagcggggaggagaggggatgccGGCCGGCCCTGGGAGAGGTGGAGTTTGCGGTGCCACAGAATGacttccctctccccgcccctctCCCCCCTGCAGGGCACTCTGACTTTCTCCAAGGAGCTGCCCAAGTCCTTGGCCGGaggcctgctccccagccccctcgCGGTGGCTGCGGTGATGGCAGCGGCAGCAGGCTCCCCGCTGTCTCTGCGCCCGGCTCCCGCCGCACCTCTTCTCCAGGGACCGCCGATCACCCACCCCCTGCTCCACCCGGCCCCCGGGCCCATCCGAACTGCGCACGGACCCATCCTCTTCTCCCCCTACTGACCTGAACCCTGAACCCCCTCCCATTCAAACCCCCCACCTCCAGCCGGGACCCAGGCCTCCGGGCTCCCAGTCCGTCCCTCCTCCCGGCACTCCCTGAAtgatctctctccttcccccccaccccgaggtACGGGGTTCCAGGAAAGGGGAGGGGTAGCGGGGGAGGGGGGCTTCAGAAGGGGGGGAACACCCCAGATCTCAGGGAACCCCgccccctgcccttccctctcccctagAAAAGGGGGGGCTGTCTTACCCCCGGGCCCCCTTGGAGACACCCCCTCCCAAAAGCCATGTGCATCCAGCCCTTCCCCCCCAAACCTAGCACAAAACGGGGTTCACAAGCCATGATCGGGGTCCAGGGGGCAGAAATGGATTTTCTTGGCAATAAGCGGACTCTGGGACTCCGGCCCCCTACCCCCAAACTGAAGCGCTTCCGTGAACACCCCCGTCCTCcgcagggggaggggagcaggcggGATCCTGGGTCCCTCATAAGCACTTTGGTTTTACCGCCTGCAACCTCACTGTGCCCGCCCCGCATCACGCCCCAGCCCAGGTCTAGCCGGGCCCATGGGCAGCACTTGGTGGCATCTCTGGCACTTGGGTGGGACCAAGTAGATGCCCCTATAGACCCTTCCCTCACCTTCTTCCTTCCCAGTCCGGATTCCATTCTTTTCACCAGCACCCATCGCCCAAGGGGTACCAAGGGGGGCAAGGGGTGTCCAGTCCAAGCCCACCCCCGCCTCGCCTTCCGCAAAACTGTGAGCAAAAAGCAATAGAAGcctcgcccccgccccgccccgcccctttcCGCAGGATTTGCAGTCTGTAGCCTACCCCATCCCAGCTCCTAGACCTCATGGCTGTCCCCTCTCACCAGACACCTCCACTGCACAACTCGGGCGGGGTCgtgacctccccaccccaccttgtGGTTTCCGTATCGTCAGTCCTTCCAGCACAGACCCGGGAGGGGGACAGGCCCCCActggccttcccctccccatcaaCTCTTTCTGCTTGACGATGTAGCAACCCCGGCCCCCAGCCCACGTCTTTCCCTTTTCCCCCTCCCTGACAATAAAATCTGGATTCGTTGCCCTCCGTCCCCAGACTCAGACTCTCTATCTTTGCCCGCTGACTTGGGAGCAATTCCATCAAGAAGTGTATGTGTATGGtgacgtggggggggggggggggccggcaCACAGGAAAGAGGGCCAGAAGAAGGAGGGGGACGGGAAAACGGGGCTGGGAGGAGGCAAGATCCGAGGCTTGCGCAAAGTGAGCAGAGCTCCCCATCCCACTCACGCCTACTCCGGCCCAGCTCAAGTGTCAACTTGGCCCTGGGGAATCATTTCGAGTCCAGGTCTCGGATTGCAGCCACGGCTGTTGAGAATTCGCCGCAACTCCACCAGGCGGCGCCAACGACATGGAAAAGGAGACCGCTAGGCTCCAGTGCGTGTCTCTAGATTCTAGGCAGACAGGTCTAGACCCGGTCTCAGACAAAGGAAGAATCCAGGTTTTTGTACCTCTGGTGGGAAACGCACGCCAGCAACACTCAAGGCATGGGAATAAGTAGGGGCAGGGACTTGGGAATCTGAGCTGTAGGCTCTACTCGGCCCCAATGTAAACAGTGACCTTAGGGTTAGTCCTTACCCTCTCGAGACCTCAacttccccatctgcaaaataagCAGGTTTGGGTCTCTTAAAAGTTCATTGAGACTTCATGGATCCATGACTAAAGTGTTGGGACCGTGCCATTTACAGATATGCTGGAGTGCCTTCTCAGCTGGTTCCCTAAATGGTCTATGGGACAAGAGAGCACACATCGCTCACTGCCTCCCACGTGATGCTGGGGGAAGGGgtctcttctctgtcttcagaATTTGACTCGACCACACACTCACAAGAGCAGCCAGTGATTCTGTGACCCCCCCCCCCTTGCTCTAGTCCAGCTGGGCAGCAGAAGGTCAACAAGAAAGGCCAGACCAGAACCCAGTCTCTACATGGGCCCATCCTGAGTTGCATTCTCTTTGCTCACTTCCACCTCTCTACCCACTTCCCAGTCTTGCtgaagaaagggggagggaagatGGGATGACATGACGACTgtcaaagaggaaggagagggggaagagggaCCTCCTGAGCTAGTCAATTATGAAGTTGTTGGGGGGAGTTTGCTGTAGGCTCAGAAATGGAACCCAACAAggagtttggggggtttttgtgcgtgtgtgttttgttttgttttgtttcaggttGATCTAGCTCAAAAAAAGAGACTGGAGATCTAGAAGTCTGAGGGGCAGGAGTGGCTGAATAGGAGAGTGGAATGAGAAAAGCCGGGGCTCGATCACATGTGGCAAGGTGGGGGGGGCTGGAAGAAATCGGGGTTAGAGGGGCTGAGATATTAGCATGTCTCACAGGTACTTCAAATCTGGTATAAAACTGAATTCATAATTTACCTCCTTCCCCAAGCCTGCTATGCTTCCCACATTCCATATCTCATTGATTAAGAGAACCACCATCCACCTGGAAAACTGGGAGTCTTCCTAGCCTTCCCTCTTCCTAACCCTTTATCTAATGAGTCATTAAATAAATcctatttgggcttccctggtggcgcagtggttgagagtccgcctgccgatgcaggggacacgggttcgtgccccggtccgggaggatcccacatgccgcggagcggctgggcccgtgagccatggccgctgagcctgcgcgtctggagcctgtgctccgtaacgggagaggccacgacagtgagaggcccacgtaccgcaaaaaaaataaataaaaataataaatcctatTTGACCTCTTAAGGACCTATGGATCCCGATCATTGTTCTCTATTCCCACAACCGCCGCTCTAACCAGGACCGGCTACATCGTTTGTGGGGGCCagtgtaaaatgaaaaagcaaaatgttCAAAAAGGATCTCAAGGCTGACTGCAGAGCATTAACTCAAGCACTGGACCCTTCTCAGCACAAGGCCCTGTGCGATTACACGCGCAGGTAGCATGCCCACCAAACCAGCCCTGGCCCTAACTCAGGCCTGCCCACCCCTTGTCTGAACAGGCGCCTCTTTACTGGTCTCTCTCCCTTTGGCCTGCAGGCTTTCACTCCTTACTCACGGCTCTCCAAGTGTAAATCTCCTCCAGGATATAACCCCAGCTCCTCAGCATGGCGCACAAGGCCTTCCTTGATTCTGACCCCACTCACCTCTCCAGGATCTTCCCTCTTGGCCCCTCCTTCACATCCTTTGTTCGCCTCTACCTAAACCTCCGTGACTCTGTGCATCCTGTTCCCTTTATCTAGAATGTCCTTCTACTTATCCGCCCAAAAAACTCCTGTTCATCACTCACAATCCAGTTCAGGTGTCTCTCTGTGAACCCTTTCCTGATCTCCTCCTTGGCAATTTGCTCCTTTTCTCCAAGTCTCTGATGTACTTCACAGAGGgtc
This genomic stretch from Phocoena phocoena chromosome 11, mPhoPho1.1, whole genome shotgun sequence harbors:
- the ZNF385A gene encoding zinc finger protein 385A isoform X2 → MQPPLDLKQILPFPLEPAPTLGLFSNYSTMDPVQKAVLSHTFGGPLLKTKRPIISCNVCQIRFNSQSQAEAHYKGNRHARRVKGIEAAKTRGREPSVRETGDPAPPGGTPPNGEGVAPRPVSMENGLGPAPGSPEKQPGSPSPPSVPETGQGVTKGEGGTPAPASLPGGSKEEEEKAKRLLYCALCKVAVNSLSQLEAHNKGTKHKTILEARSGLGPIKAYPRLGPPTPGEPEAPAQDRTFHCEICNVKVNSEVQLKQHISSRRHRDGVAGKPNPLLSRHKKPRGAGELAGTLTFSKELPKSLAGGLLPSPLAVAAVMAAAAGSPLSLRPAPAAPLLQGPPITHPLLHPAPGPIRTAHGPILFSPY
- the ZNF385A gene encoding zinc finger protein 385A isoform X1, whose protein sequence is MILGSLSRAGPLPLLRQPPIMQPPLDLKQILPFPLEPAPTLGLFSNYSTMDPVQKAVLSHTFGGPLLKTKRPIISCNVCQIRFNSQSQAEAHYKGNRHARRVKGIEAAKTRGREPSVRETGDPAPPGGTPPNGEGVAPRPVSMENGLGPAPGSPEKQPGSPSPPSVPETGQGVTKGEGGTPAPASLPGGSKEEEEKAKRLLYCALCKVAVNSLSQLEAHNKGTKHKTILEARSGLGPIKAYPRLGPPTPGEPEAPAQDRTFHCEICNVKVNSEVQLKQHISSRRHRDGVAGKPNPLLSRHKKPRGAGELAGTLTFSKELPKSLAGGLLPSPLAVAAVMAAAAGSPLSLRPAPAAPLLQGPPITHPLLHPAPGPIRTAHGPILFSPY
- the ZNF385A gene encoding zinc finger protein 385A isoform X3 — its product is MQPPLDLKQILPFPLEPAPTLGLFSNYSTMDPVQKAVLSHTFGGPLLKTKRPIISCNVCQIRFNSQSQAEAHYKGNRHARRVKGIEAAKTRGREPSVRETGDPAPPGGTPPNGEGVAPRPGTKHKTILEARSGLGPIKAYPRLGPPTPGEPEAPAQDRTFHCEICNVKVNSEVQLKQHISSRRHRDGVAGKPNPLLSRHKKPRGAGELAGTLTFSKELPKSLAGGLLPSPLAVAAVMAAAAGSPLSLRPAPAAPLLQGPPITHPLLHPAPGPIRTAHGPILFSPY